A window of Leclercia adecarboxylata contains these coding sequences:
- a CDS encoding YeaH/YhbH family protein: MTWFIDRRLNGKNKSTVNRQRFLRRYKAQIKQSISEAINKRSVTDVDSGESVSIPTDDISEPMFHQGRGGLRHRVHPGNDHFVQNDRIERPQGGGGGGGSGQGQASQDGEGQDEFVFQISKDEYLDLLFEDLALPNLKKNQHRQLNEYKTHRAGFTANGVPANISVVRSLQNSLARRTAMTAGKRRELRELEASLESVAKSEPAQLLEEERLRKEIAELRAKIERVPFIDTFDLRYKNYEKRAEPSSQAVMFCLMDVSGSMDQATKDMAKRFYILLYLFLSRTYKNVEVVYIRHHTQAKEVDEHEFFYSQETGGTIVSSALKLMDEVVKERYDPAQWNIYAAQASDGDNWADDSPLCHEILAKKLLPVVRYYSYIEITRRAHQTLWREYEHLQATFDNFAMQHIRDQEDIYPVFRELFHKQSATSNS, from the coding sequence ATGACCTGGTTTATTGACCGGCGTCTTAACGGCAAAAACAAGAGCACGGTGAATCGCCAGCGCTTCTTGCGTCGTTATAAAGCGCAAATCAAACAGTCGATCTCCGAGGCCATTAACAAGCGTTCGGTGACCGACGTAGACAGCGGGGAGTCCGTCTCTATCCCGACGGACGACATTAGCGAACCGATGTTCCATCAGGGTCGCGGCGGCCTGCGCCATCGCGTTCATCCGGGTAATGACCATTTTGTGCAGAACGACCGCATCGAGCGTCCACAGGGCGGCGGCGGTGGGGGCGGCAGTGGTCAGGGCCAGGCCAGCCAGGACGGTGAAGGTCAGGATGAGTTTGTATTCCAGATCTCCAAGGATGAATACCTGGATCTGCTGTTTGAAGATTTGGCCCTGCCAAATTTGAAGAAGAACCAGCATCGTCAGTTGAACGAATACAAAACGCACCGGGCTGGTTTCACCGCCAATGGCGTACCGGCTAACATCAGCGTAGTGCGTTCCCTGCAGAACTCACTGGCGCGACGCACCGCCATGACCGCGGGTAAACGGCGCGAGCTGCGCGAGCTGGAAGCCAGCCTGGAGAGTGTGGCGAAGAGCGAGCCGGCGCAGCTGCTGGAAGAGGAGCGTTTGCGCAAAGAGATTGCCGAACTGCGCGCAAAAATCGAGCGCGTGCCGTTTATCGACACCTTTGACCTGCGTTACAAGAATTATGAAAAACGTGCCGAGCCTTCAAGCCAGGCGGTGATGTTCTGCCTGATGGACGTCTCTGGCTCGATGGATCAAGCCACCAAGGACATGGCCAAGCGCTTTTATATTCTGCTCTATCTGTTCCTGAGCCGAACCTATAAGAACGTGGAGGTAGTCTATATTCGCCACCACACCCAGGCAAAAGAGGTGGACGAGCACGAGTTCTTCTATTCGCAGGAGACGGGCGGGACAATTGTTTCCAGTGCCCTGAAACTGATGGATGAAGTGGTGAAGGAGCGTTACGATCCGGCGCAGTGGAACATCTATGCCGCGCAGGCCTCGGACGGTGATAACTGGGCAGATGATTCACCGCTGTGCCATGAAATTCTGGCGAAAAAACTTCTGCCCGTGGTGCGTTACTACAGCTATATCGAGATCACCCGCCGCGCCCACCAGACGCTGTGGCGTGAATATGAACATCTGCAAGCCACCTTTGATAACTTCGCGATGCAGCACATTCGCGACCAGGAAGATATCTATCCGGTGTTCAGGGAGCTGTTCCACAAGCAATCTGCCACCAGCAACAGCTAA
- the yeaG gene encoding protein kinase YeaG — MNIFDHYRQRYEAAKDEEFTLQEFLTICRQDRSAYANAAERLLMAIGEPNMVDTAQEPRLSRLFSNRVVARYPAFEEFYGMEDAIEQIVSYLKHAAQGLEEKKQILYLLGPVGGGKSSLAERLKSLMQRVPIYVLSANGERSPVNDHPLCLFNPQEDAQILDKEYGIPRRYLGTIMSPWAAKRLHEFGGDITKFRVVKVWPSILEQIAIAKTEPGDENNQDISALVGKVDIRKLENHAQNDPDAYGYSGALCRANQGIMEFVEMFKAPIKVLHPLLTATQEGNYNGTEGISALPFNGIILAHSNESEWVQFRNNKNNEAFLDRVYIVKVPYCLRISEEIKIYEKLLNHSELVHAPCAPGTLETLSRFSILSRLKEPENSSIYSKMRVYDGESLKDTDPKAKSYQEYRDYAGVDEGMNGLSTRFAFKILSRVFNFDHAEVAANPVHLFYVLEQQIEREQFPQEQAERYLEFLKGYLIPKYAEFIGKEIQTAYLESYSEYGQNIFDRYVTYADFWIQDQEYRDPDTGQLFDRESLNAELEKIEKPAGISNPKDFRNEIVNFVLRARANFSGRNPNWTSYEKLRTVIEKKMFSNTEELLPVISFNAKTSTDEQKKHDDFVDRMMEKGYTRKQVRLLCEWYLRVRKSS; from the coding sequence ATGAATATATTCGATCACTATCGCCAGCGTTATGAAGCTGCCAAGGACGAAGAGTTCACACTGCAGGAGTTTCTTACCATCTGCCGGCAAGATCGCAGTGCTTATGCCAATGCGGCGGAACGACTATTGATGGCTATCGGTGAGCCAAATATGGTTGATACTGCCCAGGAGCCACGGCTTTCCCGTCTGTTTTCGAATCGGGTCGTCGCCCGATATCCTGCGTTTGAAGAATTTTACGGCATGGAAGATGCCATCGAGCAGATTGTTTCCTATCTGAAGCATGCTGCTCAGGGCCTGGAAGAGAAGAAACAGATTCTGTATCTGTTGGGTCCCGTCGGCGGCGGTAAATCGTCCCTCGCCGAGCGGCTGAAATCGTTGATGCAGCGCGTGCCGATTTACGTGCTGAGCGCCAACGGTGAACGCAGCCCGGTAAACGATCATCCGCTGTGTCTGTTTAACCCGCAGGAAGATGCGCAGATTCTGGATAAAGAGTACGGCATCCCCCGCCGCTATCTCGGCACGATCATGTCGCCGTGGGCAGCGAAACGCCTGCATGAATTTGGCGGCGATATCACCAAATTCCGCGTGGTGAAGGTGTGGCCATCCATTCTGGAACAGATTGCGATTGCTAAAACCGAACCGGGTGATGAGAACAACCAGGATATCTCTGCGCTGGTCGGTAAAGTGGACATCCGTAAACTGGAAAACCACGCCCAGAACGATCCTGACGCATACGGCTATTCCGGTGCGCTGTGCCGCGCCAACCAGGGAATTATGGAGTTCGTCGAGATGTTTAAAGCGCCTATCAAGGTGCTGCATCCACTGCTGACGGCAACCCAGGAAGGTAACTACAACGGTACGGAAGGTATCTCCGCCCTGCCGTTTAACGGCATTATCCTGGCGCACTCCAACGAATCTGAATGGGTACAGTTCAGAAACAATAAAAACAACGAGGCGTTCCTTGACCGTGTTTACATTGTCAAAGTCCCTTACTGCCTGCGGATCTCCGAAGAGATCAAGATTTACGAAAAACTGCTGAACCACAGTGAGCTGGTTCATGCCCCATGCGCCCCGGGAACCCTGGAAACGCTGTCGCGCTTCTCGATCCTGTCGCGCCTGAAAGAGCCGGAAAACTCCAGTATCTACTCGAAGATGCGTGTTTACGACGGTGAAAGCCTGAAAGACACCGATCCGAAAGCGAAATCCTACCAGGAGTATCGCGATTATGCCGGTGTTGATGAGGGGATGAACGGTCTCTCCACGCGCTTCGCGTTCAAAATTCTCTCCCGCGTGTTCAACTTTGATCATGCCGAAGTGGCTGCTAACCCGGTGCATCTGTTCTACGTTCTCGAGCAGCAGATTGAGCGTGAACAGTTCCCACAGGAGCAGGCTGAACGTTATCTGGAGTTCCTGAAAGGCTATCTGATCCCGAAATACGCCGAGTTTATCGGCAAAGAGATCCAGACCGCCTATCTTGAATCTTACTCTGAGTACGGGCAGAACATCTTTGACCGCTATGTCACCTATGCCGATTTCTGGATCCAGGATCAGGAGTACCGCGACCCGGATACCGGCCAGCTGTTTGACCGCGAGTCACTGAATGCGGAGCTGGAAAAAATCGAGAAGCCTGCCGGGATCAGTAACCCGAAAGACTTCCGTAATGAGATCGTCAACTTCGTGCTGCGCGCCAGAGCGAATTTCAGCGGACGCAATCCAAACTGGACCAGCTACGAAAAACTGCGCACCGTTATTGAGAAGAAAATGTTCTCCAATACCGAGGAGCTGTTGCCGGTCATTTCATTCAATGCCAAAACCTCAACCGACGAGCAGAAAAAGCACGACGATTTTGTCGACCGCATGATGGAAAAAGGTTACACCCGCAAACAGGTTCGCCTGCTCTGCGAATGGTACCTGCGCGTACGTAAGTCGTCTTAA
- a CDS encoding MipA/OmpV family protein codes for MTKLKLLALGIIVATSVSTAYAENQWSIGAGVGVINSPYKQYDRDFYPVPVITYEGDNFWFRGLGGGYYLWNDQTDKLSIMAYYDPTHFKPGDSDNRQLRQLDKRKSTMMAGISWVHNTQYGFLRTALAGDTLDNSNGYIWDLAWLYRYTNGGLTLTPGIGVEYNSDNYNDYYYGVSRDEARRSGLHSYDADDSWKPYLELTASYKFANDWNVYGTGRYARLSDEVKDSPMVDKSWTGLMSVGVTYSF; via the coding sequence GTGACCAAACTCAAACTTCTGGCACTGGGGATTATCGTTGCCACCTCAGTGAGTACAGCATACGCGGAGAATCAGTGGTCAATTGGCGCTGGCGTCGGCGTAATCAATAGCCCTTATAAACAGTACGATCGCGATTTCTACCCGGTCCCGGTTATCACCTATGAAGGGGATAACTTCTGGTTCCGTGGGCTGGGCGGTGGCTACTATCTGTGGAACGACCAGACCGACAAACTCTCCATCATGGCCTACTACGATCCAACGCACTTCAAGCCGGGTGACAGCGACAACCGTCAGCTGCGTCAGCTCGACAAGCGTAAGAGCACCATGATGGCCGGGATTTCCTGGGTACATAACACCCAGTACGGCTTCCTGCGTACCGCGCTGGCGGGCGACACGCTCGACAACAGTAACGGTTATATTTGGGATCTGGCATGGTTATACCGCTATACCAACGGCGGCCTGACGCTGACGCCGGGTATCGGTGTGGAGTACAACAGCGACAACTATAACGACTACTATTATGGCGTCTCCCGTGACGAAGCGCGTCGCAGCGGGCTGCACAGCTATGATGCAGACGACAGCTGGAAGCCGTACCTGGAGCTGACCGCCAGCTACAAGTTTGCCAACGACTGGAACGTCTACGGCACCGGTCGCTATGCCCGTCTTAGCGATGAGGTGAAAGACAGCCCGATGGTCGACAAATCCTGGACCGGGCTGATGTCGGTGGGTGTGACCTACAGTTTCTGA
- a CDS encoding YadA C-terminal domain-containing protein has product MKPTPVAAPAIINPQPQPQAPQLKPTPVAAPAIINPQPQPQAPQLKPTPVAAPAIINPQPQPQAPQLKPTPVAAPAIINPQPQPQAPQLKPTLVAAPAIINPQPQPQAPQPQPTVNAPAPQPQPLTQVPQQAPTLTNPQPHVQPNYQAVATVNNAPDTLQAAPAPQIGSSVTVANDAAKPVSQVVTVTKTAIAKASSGTTGSAGTSQVVNNTTNNYVATDNSQVSSYYISSLNAVNGRIDTVNAHIAQNKTAQVQTNQRVAENSRQLANHERRISELETKNNAHFKSLKGQIDDNKRSADAGIAGVAAMSNIPQVTESQKFNIGAGVGARGDEQAMAIGFSTRASDSMVLKGSVAADTNSEWTVGAGIALGW; this is encoded by the coding sequence TTGAAACCAACCCCGGTCGCTGCGCCAGCGATCATTAACCCGCAGCCTCAGCCGCAGGCGCCGCAGCTGAAACCAACCCCGGTTGCCGCGCCAGCGATCATTAACCCGCAGCCTCAGCCGCAGGCGCCGCAGCTGAAACCAACCCCGGTTGCCGCGCCAGCGATCATTAACCCGCAGCCTCAGCCGCAGGCGCCGCAGCTGAAACCAACCCCGGTTGCCGCGCCAGCGATTATTAATCCACAGCCTCAGCCGCAGGCGCCGCAGCTGAAACCAACGCTGGTCGCTGCGCCAGCGATTATTAACCCGCAGCCTCAGCCGCAGGCGCCGCAGCCGCAACCGACCGTTAATGCTCCGGCACCTCAGCCGCAGCCTTTAACACAGGTACCGCAGCAGGCTCCGACGTTGACGAATCCACAACCCCACGTTCAGCCGAATTATCAGGCTGTAGCGACTGTCAACAATGCGCCTGATACTTTGCAAGCCGCTCCGGCTCCGCAAATTGGATCCTCTGTCACTGTTGCAAACGACGCCGCAAAACCAGTGTCTCAGGTAGTTACTGTAACCAAAACTGCAATAGCTAAGGCCTCCAGCGGAACTACTGGAAGCGCAGGTACTAGCCAGGTAGTCAACAATACCACTAACAACTATGTGGCAACCGATAACAGCCAGGTGAGTTCTTATTACATTTCCAGCCTGAACGCTGTGAATGGCCGTATCGATACTGTTAATGCCCATATCGCGCAGAATAAAACAGCTCAGGTGCAGACTAACCAGCGTGTGGCAGAAAACTCTCGCCAGCTGGCGAATCATGAACGCCGTATCTCTGAACTGGAAACTAAAAATAACGCCCATTTCAAGAGCCTGAAAGGTCAGATTGATGACAACAAACGTAGCGCTGATGCTGGCATCGCTGGAGTGGCTGCAATGAGTAACATCCCGCAGGTAACAGAGTCCCAGAAATTCAACATCGGTGCAGGAGTGGGCGCTCGTGGTGATGAGCAAGCAATGGCTATTGGTTTCTCTACTCGCGCGTCCGACAGCATGGTACTGAAAGGCTCGGTTGCAGCAGATACCAACTCCGAGTGGACTGTTGGCGCTGGCATAGCTTTAGGCTGGTAA
- a CDS encoding BCCT family transporter, translating into MELSQYDDIKPGPGGSHPDFSCHSRFAMIFSAGTGTGMIFLGAAEPVIPSISAPVDIPEIITAVAPG; encoded by the coding sequence TTGGAACTGTCGCAATATGATGATATTAAACCCGGCCCCGGCGGCTCCCATCCCGATTTTAGCTGCCATTCCCGGTTTGCGATGATATTTTCTGCCGGTACAGGAACAGGAATGATATTTTTGGGCGCCGCTGAGCCGGTCATCCCATCCATTTCCGCGCCAGTAGATATACCTGAGATAATCACAGCGGTCGCGCCGGGTTAA
- a CDS encoding aldo/keto reductase, translating into MSEKTVTFDDSRVLPAIGQGTWYMGEKSNQCRQESDALRAGIERGLTLIDTAEMYAEGGAEEVVGEAIKGLRDKVFLVSKVYPWNAGGQKGIAACEASLRRLGTDHIDLYLLHWRGNYALEETVGLMETLQQQGKIGRWGVSNLDYADMQALRQIPGGQACATDQVLYHLASRGIEYDLLPWCQQQNMPVMAYCPLAQAGRLRSGLMNHPVVNTIAREYNATAAQILLAWVIRHRGVIAIPKASSVAHVEENAGALEISLSAEALQKLDAAFPAPQQKTPLDVV; encoded by the coding sequence ATGAGCGAAAAAACCGTCACCTTTGACGACAGCAGGGTGCTGCCGGCTATCGGCCAGGGTACCTGGTATATGGGAGAAAAGTCAAATCAGTGTCGCCAGGAGAGTGATGCCCTGCGTGCGGGTATTGAACGGGGACTGACGCTAATCGATACCGCCGAGATGTATGCCGAGGGCGGGGCGGAAGAGGTGGTCGGCGAGGCGATCAAGGGCCTGCGCGATAAGGTTTTTCTGGTCTCTAAAGTGTACCCGTGGAATGCAGGGGGACAAAAAGGCATCGCCGCCTGTGAAGCCAGCCTGCGTCGCCTGGGTACCGATCATATTGATCTCTATCTCCTGCACTGGCGCGGTAATTACGCCCTGGAAGAGACTGTCGGCTTGATGGAGACGCTACAACAGCAGGGTAAAATTGGCCGCTGGGGCGTCTCTAATCTGGACTATGCGGATATGCAGGCGCTCCGGCAGATTCCCGGCGGCCAGGCGTGCGCCACCGATCAGGTGCTCTACCATCTGGCATCACGCGGAATCGAGTATGATCTGCTGCCCTGGTGTCAGCAGCAAAACATGCCGGTAATGGCCTACTGCCCGCTGGCGCAGGCCGGACGGTTGCGCAGCGGACTGATGAATCACCCGGTGGTCAATACCATTGCCCGGGAGTACAACGCCACGGCGGCACAGATTCTGCTGGCGTGGGTTATTCGTCACCGCGGGGTCATTGCTATCCCTAAAGCGTCGTCTGTAGCGCATGTGGAAGAGAATGCGGGGGCGCTGGAGATTTCCCTCTCAGCAGAGGCATTACAGAAGCTGGATGCGGCTTTCCCGGCGCCACAGCAGAAAACGCCGTTAGACGTGGTCTGA
- a CDS encoding D-hexose-6-phosphate mutarotase: MIKTIFALPVVEQLTPVLSRRQIDDVEVIVVEHPQVKASVALHGAHLLSWQPEGEVEALWLSDITSFKKGAAIRGGVPICWPWFGPAAQQGLPSHGFARNLPWTLKAHNEDESGVVLTFELQSDDETRKLWPHDFTLYARFKLGKTCEIELEAHGEFETTSALHTYFNVGDIAAVTVNGLGDTFIDKVDNAKEGRLTDGAQTFPDRTDRVYLNPEACSVIEDTALNRAIEVIHHHHSNVVGWNPGPALSVSMGDMPDDGYKTFVCVETACVSEPQKATEEKPTRLGQTIHIVKR; encoded by the coding sequence ATGATTAAAACAATTTTTGCACTTCCGGTAGTCGAACAACTTACCCCTGTGCTTTCCCGCCGTCAGATTGACGATGTTGAAGTGATTGTGGTCGAACATCCACAGGTTAAGGCTTCCGTTGCCCTTCATGGCGCACATCTGCTCTCATGGCAGCCAGAAGGCGAAGTGGAAGCATTGTGGCTGAGTGATATCACCTCCTTTAAAAAAGGCGCCGCTATTCGTGGTGGCGTGCCGATCTGCTGGCCGTGGTTTGGCCCGGCCGCTCAGCAGGGTCTGCCGTCGCACGGTTTTGCCCGCAACCTGCCGTGGACGCTGAAAGCGCACAACGAAGATGAATCCGGCGTGGTGTTGACCTTTGAACTGCAAAGCGATGACGAGACGCGCAAACTCTGGCCGCACGACTTTACCCTGTATGCACGCTTTAAGCTGGGTAAAACCTGCGAGATCGAACTGGAGGCGCACGGGGAATTCGAAACCACCTCTGCCCTGCACACCTATTTCAACGTTGGCGACATCGCTGCCGTCACCGTGAACGGCCTTGGCGATACCTTTATCGACAAAGTGGATAATGCGAAAGAAGGCCGGCTGACCGACGGCGCGCAGACGTTCCCGGATCGTACCGACCGCGTCTATCTGAACCCGGAAGCCTGCAGCGTAATCGAAGATACCGCGCTGAACCGCGCGATTGAAGTCATCCATCATCATCACAGCAACGTGGTCGGCTGGAACCCTGGCCCGGCGCTCTCCGTCAGCATGGGTGACATGCCGGATGATGGGTATAAAACCTTTGTCTGCGTGGAAACCGCCTGCGTCAGCGAACCACAAAAAGCGACGGAAGAGAAACCAACCCGTCTGGGACAGACCATTCACATTGTGAAGCGTTAA
- the gapA gene encoding glyceraldehyde-3-phosphate dehydrogenase, with the protein MTIKVGINGFGRIGRIVFRAAQERSDIEIVGINDLLDAEYMAYMLKYDSTHGRFNGTVEVKDGHLVVNGKTIRVTAEKDPANLKWGEIGVDVVAEATGIFLTDETARKHITAGAKKVVLTGPSKDNTPMFVKGANFEKYAGQDIVSNASCTTNCLAPLAKVINDNFGIVEGLMTTVHATTATQKTVDGPSHKDWRGGRGAAQNIIPSSTGAAKAVGVVLPELNGKLTGMAFRVPTPNVSVVDLTVRLEKAASYEEIKKAIKAASEGAMKGVLGYTEDDVVSTDFNGEVCTSVFDAKAGIALNDNFVKLVSWYDNETGYSNKVLDLIAHISK; encoded by the coding sequence ATGACTATCAAAGTAGGTATCAACGGTTTTGGCCGTATCGGCCGTATTGTTTTCCGTGCTGCTCAGGAACGTTCTGACATCGAAATCGTTGGTATCAACGATCTGTTAGACGCTGAATACATGGCGTACATGCTGAAGTACGACTCAACTCACGGTCGTTTCAACGGCACCGTTGAAGTGAAAGACGGCCACCTGGTTGTTAACGGCAAAACCATCCGTGTTACTGCTGAAAAAGATCCAGCTAACCTGAAGTGGGGCGAAATCGGTGTTGACGTTGTTGCTGAAGCAACCGGTATCTTCCTGACTGACGAAACTGCGCGTAAGCACATCACCGCTGGCGCGAAAAAAGTTGTTCTGACTGGTCCATCCAAAGACAACACCCCAATGTTCGTTAAAGGCGCTAACTTCGAGAAGTATGCTGGCCAGGACATCGTTTCCAACGCATCCTGCACCACCAACTGCCTGGCGCCACTGGCTAAAGTTATCAACGACAACTTCGGTATCGTTGAAGGCCTGATGACCACCGTTCACGCTACCACCGCTACTCAGAAAACCGTTGATGGCCCGTCTCACAAAGACTGGCGCGGCGGCCGCGGCGCAGCTCAGAACATCATCCCTTCTTCTACCGGTGCTGCTAAAGCAGTAGGCGTAGTTCTGCCAGAACTGAACGGCAAACTGACTGGTATGGCGTTCCGCGTTCCTACTCCAAACGTATCTGTTGTTGACCTGACCGTTCGTCTGGAAAAAGCAGCAAGCTACGAAGAAATCAAGAAAGCAATCAAAGCGGCTTCTGAAGGCGCAATGAAAGGCGTTCTGGGTTACACCGAAGACGACGTTGTTTCTACCGATTTCAACGGCGAAGTTTGCACTTCCGTGTTCGATGCTAAAGCTGGTATCGCACTGAACGACAACTTCGTGAAACTGGTATCCTGGTACGACAACGAAACCGGTTACTCTAACAAAGTTCTGGACCTGATCGCTCACATCTCCAAATAA
- the msrB gene encoding peptide-methionine (R)-S-oxide reductase MsrB, with protein MSNQHNPDELKKNLTEMQFYVTQNHGTEPPFTGRLLHNKRDGVYHCLVCDAALFNSQSKYDSGCGWPSFYEPVSEEAIHYLKDTSHGMERIEIRCGNCDAHLGHVFPDGPQPTGERFCVNSASLSFTDDQNGDQTKG; from the coding sequence ATGTCGAATCAACATAACCCCGATGAACTGAAAAAAAACCTCACAGAAATGCAGTTCTACGTAACGCAGAACCACGGTACGGAACCCCCGTTTACCGGGCGTCTGCTGCATAACAAGCGTGATGGTGTTTACCACTGTCTGGTATGCGACGCCGCCCTGTTTAACTCCCAGAGCAAATATGATTCTGGCTGCGGCTGGCCGAGCTTCTATGAACCGGTCAGTGAAGAGGCAATTCACTATCTGAAGGACACCAGCCACGGTATGGAGCGCATTGAGATCCGCTGTGGAAACTGTGACGCCCATCTCGGTCACGTCTTCCCGGATGGCCCTCAGCCGACAGGGGAGCGTTTTTGCGTCAATTCCGCCTCGTTAAGCTTCACTGATGACCAGAACGGCGACCAGACTAAAGGTTGA
- a CDS encoding YeaC family protein: protein MNIEEMINGMTPEVYQRLVTAVELGKWADGVALTPEQKENCLQLVMLWQARNNTDAQHMTIDTQGQMVMKSKQQLKEDFGITPKSIATLKVH from the coding sequence ATGAATATTGAAGAGATGATTAACGGCATGACGCCGGAAGTTTATCAGCGTCTGGTCACGGCGGTAGAGCTGGGCAAGTGGGCCGATGGCGTGGCGCTGACCCCCGAGCAGAAAGAGAACTGCCTGCAGCTGGTGATGCTTTGGCAGGCGCGCAACAATACCGACGCGCAGCACATGACCATCGACACTCAGGGTCAGATGGTGATGAAGAGCAAACAGCAGTTGAAAGAAGATTTTGGTATTACGCCGAAATCGATCGCGACGTTGAAAGTGCATTGA
- a CDS encoding glycoside hydrolase family 18 protein, which yields MKRLPLLAALPLLCASIASASSLMSVGYFNGGGDVTAGPGGDINKLDVRQITHLNYSFGLIYNDEKDETNPALKDPARLHQIWLSPKVEADLALLPVLRKQNPDLKVLLSVGGWGARGFSGAASTPETRAVFIRSAEAIVEKYGLDGIDLDWEFPVNGAWGLVASKPEDRDNFTALLKGLREAFGQKKLVTIAVGANVESPKSWVDVKAVAPLLDYINLMTYDMAYGTQYFNANLYDSSAWPTVAAADKYSVDFVVNNYLAAGLKPQQMNLGIGFYGRVPKRAVEPGIDWSKADAQKNPATQPYFSAQQIDLFKSLGYDLTKDTYVKYNDIVKTFLNDPQKRFTQQWDDEAKVPWLSVKSGDGKPLFALSYENPRSVAIKAEYIKEKGLAGAMFWEYGADDNNQLAKQLADSLGIKHK from the coding sequence ATGAAACGTTTGCCATTGCTGGCAGCTTTACCCCTGCTCTGCGCCTCCATTGCTTCCGCCAGTTCGTTAATGTCTGTTGGATATTTCAACGGCGGCGGCGACGTCACTGCCGGACCGGGCGGAGATATCAATAAGCTGGACGTGCGCCAGATAACTCATCTTAACTACTCTTTTGGCCTGATCTATAACGACGAAAAAGACGAAACTAACCCGGCGTTAAAAGATCCCGCCAGACTGCATCAGATCTGGTTATCCCCTAAAGTTGAAGCCGATCTCGCCCTGCTTCCGGTCCTGCGTAAACAAAACCCTGACCTTAAGGTGCTGCTCTCCGTTGGCGGCTGGGGGGCTCGTGGTTTCTCCGGCGCGGCATCCACTCCGGAGACCCGGGCAGTATTCATTCGCTCCGCCGAAGCAATCGTTGAGAAATACGGTCTCGACGGGATCGATCTCGACTGGGAGTTCCCGGTCAACGGCGCGTGGGGCCTGGTGGCAAGCAAGCCTGAGGATCGGGATAACTTTACCGCCCTGCTGAAAGGGTTACGCGAGGCGTTCGGCCAGAAAAAACTGGTGACCATTGCCGTCGGCGCAAATGTCGAGAGCCCGAAAAGCTGGGTCGACGTGAAGGCCGTGGCGCCCCTGCTCGATTACATCAACCTGATGACCTACGACATGGCGTACGGTACCCAGTACTTCAACGCCAACCTGTATGACTCCAGCGCCTGGCCGACCGTGGCCGCCGCGGATAAATACAGCGTCGATTTTGTAGTGAATAACTATCTGGCCGCCGGGCTGAAGCCGCAGCAGATGAACCTTGGCATCGGTTTTTATGGCCGCGTACCGAAGCGCGCCGTCGAACCGGGCATTGACTGGAGCAAAGCTGATGCCCAGAAAAATCCTGCCACACAGCCTTACTTCAGCGCACAGCAGATCGACCTGTTCAAATCCCTGGGCTACGATCTGACCAAAGACACCTACGTTAAGTACAACGATATTGTGAAGACGTTTTTAAACGACCCACAGAAACGCTTTACCCAGCAGTGGGACGATGAGGCCAAAGTCCCCTGGCTGTCGGTGAAATCTGGTGACGGTAAGCCGCTGTTTGCTCTGTCGTATGAAAACCCGCGTTCGGTGGCGATCAAAGCAGAGTACATCAAGGAGAAAGGGCTGGCCGGAGCCATGTTCTGGGAGTACGGCGCGGATGACAATAACCAGCTGGCGAAGCAGCTTGCTGATTCCCTGGGGATAAAACACAAGTAA
- the pncA gene encoding bifunctional nicotinamidase/pyrazinamidase — translation MKQRALLLVDLQNDFCAGGALAVAEGDSTVDVANDLITWCKARGEAVVASQDWHPADHGSFASQHNVEPFTQGELDGLPQTFWPDHCVQHTEGADLHPLLNSKAIDAVFQKGENPNIDSYSAFFDNGHRQKTGLDQWLRHHEIVELIVMGLATDYCVKFTVLDALQLGYRVNVITDGCRGVNIQRQDSAQAFMDMAAEGATLYTLADWQETQA, via the coding sequence ATGAAGCAACGAGCCCTGTTACTGGTCGATTTACAAAATGATTTTTGCGCCGGTGGCGCGCTGGCGGTAGCCGAAGGCGACAGCACGGTTGATGTCGCCAACGACCTGATTACATGGTGCAAAGCGCGCGGTGAAGCGGTGGTTGCCAGCCAGGACTGGCACCCGGCGGACCACGGCAGCTTTGCCAGCCAGCATAACGTCGAGCCCTTCACCCAGGGCGAGCTGGACGGCCTGCCGCAAACCTTCTGGCCCGATCACTGCGTGCAGCACACTGAAGGCGCAGATTTGCATCCTCTGCTTAATAGCAAAGCCATTGACGCGGTGTTTCAGAAGGGCGAAAACCCAAACATCGACAGCTACAGTGCCTTTTTTGATAACGGCCACCGGCAGAAAACGGGGTTGGATCAGTGGCTGCGTCATCATGAAATCGTGGAGCTGATTGTGATGGGGCTGGCGACGGACTACTGCGTGAAGTTTACCGTGCTGGATGCGTTGCAGCTGGGCTACCGGGTGAACGTCATCACCGATGGCTGTCGCGGGGTGAACATTCAGCGTCAGGACAGCGCCCAGGCGTTTATGGATATGGCGGCCGAAGGCGCCACCCTGTATACGCTGGCGGACTGGCAGGAGACGCAGGCCTGA